Part of the Fibrobacter sp. UWP2 genome, TCGTCGTAGGCCTTAATCGCCTTGTAATACGAGATGGCGGCATCGTCCTTCTCGCCGTCCAGGTCGTAGACTAGCGCCGAGAGGTAGCGCAAAAAGCCGTTGTCGTTTACTTTGTCCTGATCCTTTTGGTACAGGGCGTTCATCGCAATTTGCGAACGCTTGACTTCAACGAGGGCCCCGTCCAAGTCGGCCTTGGCGAGATAGTTCAGTATTTGCAACTGGTACAAAGTCAAGAGCTCAAAGGGTCTGGCGCGGTACGGGCGCACGTTGTCGTTGGTTAGCAGCGCGGCGGCCTCGTTCGTGACGGATTTCGTATAAAGGTCCTCGTAGATTTTTTCGGCCTTCGCGAAATTCTTGATGCTCTCGTCAAAGTTCCTGTTGTAGTGGTGCAAAACGCCTAGGTCGTAGTAGTAAAGGAACTCGCTGTTGGAACCGTAAAGGTCTTCCTTTTGGTCCTTCACTTCGGCAATGGTGGCGTCGAAGCCTTTTTTTTCGAGTGTTGGGGCCAAGGTCTCATAACGCGTCATGGACTTGTTGGCGCACGACGCCAACAGGAATGCGGTAAACAACAGGAATATCCGTTTCATAGCGTTGTCCTAGATTGCGGAGGTGGGGTATTACCCTTTGCCCCATTCTACATTACACATTTCACACTACACATTGCAGTGCAGGTGCTTTACATCTTCACGCTGGACTGGGACACGTACTTCTTGATCTTCTTGTCGCCGATCCAAACCTTCTTGTGGCTCTGGATGTCAGTGAGTTCCATGTCGACCTGGTAGTAGATGACCTGTTCGCCACCTTCCTGGTCCACGATGGAGTTGAGCGTGCCGGTGAGCATGAGGTCGGCGCCGATTTCTTGACCGGCGTCCTTGCGGGTCTCTTCGGTGGCGTTGCCGGCCTGGCTTGCGAGCTCGTCACGGAGTTCGGTGCGTTCCTCGGCATTTGCCACAAAGTCGGCCTTGCCGCTGTTGATGAGGGCGCGTTCAATGTCCTTGATGAACGTCTCCACGTTGATGTGTTCGTGGCTCTTGTTGCGGACCTTGCCAATCACCACGGTCGGGACCTGGCCGTTCTTTTGCTGGAGCATGGTCTGGTACCACGGACGGTTGAGGCAGTCGGTAATCATTTCGTCCGCGACGAGGCGGGAGTCGGTATCGTTCCAAGCGCCAGAGAGGTCGGTGACGGAGTTGGAGTCAATGCGGGAAACCTTCTTGCCGCCGCTGGAGCAGCCGACGAGGAAGGCGAGAGAGGCGCAAAGGCAGAGTGTCCAAATCTTAGACATGATGATTCTCCTGTTTTGAATTTAATTACATGTAAATATTAGTTAAAAAAGGCCCTCCGGGGGAGGGTCTTTTTTAATTGCGGCTCAAACACCGGCAGAAGTGCCGTGTGGGCTGTTATTTTTTCTTCTTGCCCGAGGTGGCGTCAAGCTCGATTTCGACAGTCTCTTCGCCTTTCACGGTCACGAGAGTTTCGGCAGACTTGCGGTTGGAGCATTCGGCACGCACCACGTGGTCGCCAGCATCCAGGTTGTGGATGGTGAGCGGAGCGCCGTCGGTCTTGTCGGCCTGGTCGCCATCGACGAAGATGATGCACTTGCCCGGCTTGGTCGAGACCTTGATGTGACCCTTCGGGATCTTGGTACCGAAGTCGAAGGTGTTGCGCTTGTCGTTACCCGGCCAAACGTTCACGCGCTGGTTCACCAGTTCGTAACCCTGGTCAATCACCACGAGAGTCTGGCGGCCCGACTTGACGCTCAAGTTTTCAATGGGGCTCTTGCCGAGATTCTCGCCGCCCAGGTAGACTTCGCTGTTAGGCGGGTTGGTAATGATGTTGACAACGGCCGGCTTGCCGCGCGGAGGTGGGTCGTCGTCAGCGACGGCGGCGGTAAAGAGGAATGCCACCATGAGGGCAAAAACATAGAGCTTTTTCATTGAGTACTCCTATTTTGTTTGTACACTTAAAATAATGTCCAAAATGGAATTTAATTCTTTTTTTTGTCGGTGGGTATTAAAATGCCGAAAAAAGTCTGTAAAAACGTGCGAAATCCATTGCCGATTTGCTAAACTTTGAACATGAAGGCTCTTTATCAAAAAATTCGCACGCTGAATGGCAAAAACTACGGGCTCTACAAGTCGCTGTCCGAAAAAGAATGGGATTTTGGAGACTTTTCGCTCTCGTTCTTGCATGTGCAGGGCGACCCGTTTGCCCCTGCCTCCCGCGTGATGGTAAAGGCGACGCTCGCCCAACTTGGTTACACCTCGGAGTGGAGTGGTTCGTTTGAACGCCGCCTTGCGTTGAGTGATTTTTTGTTACGCCGCCTGAGCGCCGCCGTGTGTGAACGTTACCCTGAAAAGGATGCTGCCGTGGTATTGGCTGTGCCGGGACCGGAGATGCTGGTGCGGAATTCTCTTTGGATAGATAACGGCGAGGTCAGGGC contains:
- a CDS encoding penicillin-binding protein activator LpoB, whose protein sequence is MSKIWTLCLCASLAFLVGCSSGGKKVSRIDSNSVTDLSGAWNDTDSRLVADEMITDCLNRPWYQTMLQQKNGQVPTVVIGKVRNKSHEHINVETFIKDIERALINSGKADFVANAEERTELRDELASQAGNATEETRKDAGQEIGADLMLTGTLNSIVDQEGGEQVIYYQVDMELTDIQSHKKVWIGDKKIKKYVSQSSVKM
- a CDS encoding PEGA domain-containing protein, producing the protein MKKLYVFALMVAFLFTAAVADDDPPPRGKPAVVNIITNPPNSEVYLGGENLGKSPIENLSVKSGRQTLVVIDQGYELVNQRVNVWPGNDKRNTFDFGTKIPKGHIKVSTKPGKCIIFVDGDQADKTDGAPLTIHNLDAGDHVVRAECSNRKSAETLVTVKGEETVEIELDATSGKKKK